Proteins from a single region of Equus asinus isolate D_3611 breed Donkey chromosome 17, EquAss-T2T_v2, whole genome shotgun sequence:
- the LOC106841557 gene encoding LOW QUALITY PROTEIN: olfactory receptor 5D16-like (The sequence of the model RefSeq protein was modified relative to this genomic sequence to represent the inferred CDS: inserted 2 bases in 1 codon), with translation MFLAERNLTAGATFTLLGFSDYPKLKVPLFLVFLAIYSFSVVGNLGMIVIIKINPKLQTPMYFFLSHLSFADFCYSSIIAPKMLVNLLAEDRTISFSGCMVQFFFFCTFVVTELILFAVMAYDRFVAICHPLLYTVAMSQKLCAMLVFVSYAWGIGCSLLLTCSAIKLSFQGFNRINHFFCELSSLISLSISDSYLSQLFLFIVATFNEVSTLFIILTSYVFIVVTTLKIRSAGGHRKVFSTCASHLTAITIXYGTILFLYCVPNSKNSRHTVKVASVFYTVVIPMLNPLIYSLRNKDVKDTVGKITKTNCFHMECMNG, from the exons ATGTTTCTAGCAGAGAGAAATCTAACTGCTGGGGCCACATTCACCCTCTTGGGCTTCTCAGATTACCCAAAACTGAAAGTACCCCTCTTCTTGGTATTTCTGGCCATTTACAGCTTCAGTGTGGTAGGGAATCTTGGAATGATTGTGATCATCAAAATTAACCCCAAACTACAGacccccatgtacttttttctcagccaTCTCTCATTTGCGGATTTCTGCTATTCTTCCATCATTGCTCCCAAGATGCTGGTGAATCTACTTGCAGAAGACAGAACTATTTCCTTTTCAGGATGTATGgtgcaattctttttcttttgcacctTTGTGGTGACTGAATTAATTCTATTTGCTGTGATGGCCTATGATCGCTTTGTGGCCATTTGCCACCCTCTGCTCTACACAGTTGCCATGTCACAGAAACTCTGTGCCATGCTAGTATTTGTATCATATGCATGGGGCATAGGATGTTCTTTGCTACTCACATGTTCTGCTATTAAATTATCTTTTCAGGGTTTCAATAGAAtcaaccacttcttctgtgagCTGTCTTCCCTGATTTCCCTCTCTATCTCTGATTCTTATCTCAGTCAGTTGTTTCTGTTCATTGTTGCCACTTTTAATGAGGTGAGCACACTGTTCATCATTCTCACATCTTATGTGTTCATTGTTGTCACCACCCTAAAGATTCGTTCAGCTGGTGGGCACCGCAAAGttttctccacctgtgcctcACACTTGACCGCCATCACCAT TTATGGCACCATTCTCTTTCTGTACTGTGTGCCCAACTCCAAAAACTCCAGGCACACAGTCAAAGTGGCCTCTGTGTTTTACACAGTGGTGATCCCCATGTTGAATCCTCTGATTTACAGTCTGAGAAATAAAGATGTCAAGGATACAGTCggtaaaataacaaaaacaaattgtTTTCATATGGAATGTATGAATgggtaa